The stretch of DNA TTTCCTCCACACCTCTACTTTGATATTTAAAGCAGTGCGTTAAAAATATATCCCGCACTAACAGCCGTTGTCCAAATGACCAAAACAATAGAGGCGACCAGGCGAGTTCTGAAAATACTCGCCAACATAGCCATTTCAGGTATTGCCATTCCCGCACCGCCGATAATCAGGGCGATGACGGCCCCCATGCTCATGCCCTTTTGAGACAACGCTAAGCCAATGGGAATGGCTGTTTCGGCCCGGATATACAGTGGAACACCAATCGTTGCCGCGACCGGAATAGCGAGGGGGTTTTCTGGACCCGCAAGGCGGGCAACCAGATCCTGGGGGATGTATCCATAAATACCGGCGCCAATGGCCACACCTATCAAGAGATAAACTAAAACGGCTCTAAAGTCTCTCCAGGCAGAAAAGAAAGCCACTTGCATTTTGCCAAGAAATCCAGAAGGAGCACCGTCTAACTGGTTACCATTGCAACATGCGGCTTTTATCCTGACATTTTTTACATACCGAGCACCTCCCGTTTTTTCAAGGATGAGGCCAAAGACGATCGACCCGGTGAAGGTCACGCTGAAATAGAACAAACAGGCCTTATATCCCATAAGCGCCCAGACCATGCTGATGATGATCGGGTTCAGCAAGGGCGAAGAAATCACAAACGACATGACCGGTCCGAATGGTGCACCGGCGTTCAGCATGCCGAGCGTCATGGGAATGGTTGAGCAAGCACAGAATGGTGTTAGCGTCCCCACGACAGCTCCCAGAACATTTCCCCAAATGCCACCTCGCGAGAGCCACTGCCGGAGTTTCTCTTGGGGTATGTATTGTAAAGTCAGAGCAACCAGCATGCTAATCCCCAGGAACAGGGCCGTCAG from Candidatus Cloacimonadota bacterium encodes:
- a CDS encoding permease; protein product: MNNFLNTLQYFLIITAELTALFLGISMLVALTLQYIPQEKLRQWLSRGGIWGNVLGAVVGTLTPFCACSTIPMTLGMLNAGAPFGPVMSFVISSPLLNPIIISMVWALMGYKACLFYFSVTFTGSIVFGLILEKTGGARYVKNVRIKAACCNGNQLDGAPSGFLGKMQVAFFSAWRDFRAVLVYLLIGVAIGAGIYGYIPQDLVARLAGPENPLAIPVAATIGVPLYIRAETAIPIGLALSQKGMSMGAVIALIIGGAGMAIPEMAMLASIFRTRLVASIVLVIWTTAVSAGYIFNALL